One Polynucleobacter sp. MG-5-Ahmo-C2 genomic window carries:
- a CDS encoding dihydrodipicolinate synthase family protein, which yields MTISLHPSTLPAVLSPVLTPFKADGEPDEQKLLKQCKWLEANGVGQAIFGTNSEANSMSAPQKMHALTALIEGGLNPGHMMPGTGATSIHATVNMTTHAVNHKCAGVLMLPPFYYKDVTDDGLFAYFSEVIQKVGSSALQVYIYNIPPVTKINLSLSLLERLAKEYPKTIVGMKDSSGDWAYTESVIKMLAPSGFRVYAGSEVFLMRALRAGGVGCISATANINPKAIAELAAHWRESDADERQAGLDQVRGIFAKYQMIAGMKTAVAHYSKDPEWLRVRPPLMQLSADQQVQLLSELKAINFSMPGL from the coding sequence ATGACCATTTCTTTACATCCTTCCACCTTGCCAGCAGTGTTATCACCAGTACTAACACCCTTCAAAGCAGACGGAGAACCGGATGAACAAAAATTACTAAAGCAGTGCAAATGGCTAGAAGCGAATGGCGTAGGTCAGGCGATCTTTGGCACAAACTCCGAAGCAAATTCCATGTCTGCTCCACAAAAAATGCATGCCTTGACCGCCTTAATTGAGGGCGGATTAAATCCAGGGCACATGATGCCTGGCACTGGTGCAACCTCCATTCATGCCACCGTCAATATGACTACTCACGCAGTGAACCATAAGTGCGCTGGCGTATTAATGCTGCCACCTTTCTATTACAAAGATGTCACTGACGATGGTTTGTTTGCTTATTTTTCTGAGGTAATTCAGAAGGTTGGCAGCTCTGCTCTTCAGGTCTATATCTACAACATTCCGCCAGTAACCAAAATCAACCTAAGTCTTTCCTTGCTAGAACGCTTGGCTAAAGAGTATCCAAAAACGATTGTGGGTATGAAAGATAGCTCCGGAGATTGGGCTTATACAGAATCCGTCATTAAGATGTTGGCGCCCTCTGGCTTCCGCGTTTATGCTGGTAGCGAAGTATTCTTAATGCGTGCACTGCGTGCTGGTGGCGTAGGCTGCATTTCTGCCACCGCAAACATCAATCCAAAAGCAATCGCTGAATTAGCCGCACATTGGAGAGAGTCCGACGCGGATGAGCGCCAAGCAGGTTTAGATCAAGTACGCGGTATTTTTGCAAAGTACCAAATGATTGCTGGCATGAAAACAGCAGTAGCCCATTACAGCAAAGATCCTGAGTGGTTAAGGGTGCGCCCACCACTAATGCAATTGAGCGCAGATCAACAGGTGCAATTATTAAGTGAGCTCAAAGCAATCAATTTCAGCATGCCAGGCCTTTAA